In Portunus trituberculatus isolate SZX2019 unplaced genomic scaffold, ASM1759143v1 PGA_scaffold_498__1_contigs__length_36269, whole genome shotgun sequence, the DNA window GGAGCCGGATGTATATACttgttggtgatgatattgaggaggagaggatttaCTTCTTCTCGGTCTTCTTGGGAAGGAGCACAGCCTGAATGTTTGGCAGCACGCCACCCTGTGCAATGGTGACCCCGGAGAGGAGCTTGTTAAGTTCCTCGTCGTTCCGGATGGCCAGCTGCAGGTGACGCGGGATGATGCGAGTCTTCTTGTTGTCGCGGGCGGCGTTGCCGGCAAGCTCGAGGACTTCGGCGGCCAGGTACTCCATGACCGCTGCAAGGTACACGGGGGCGCCAGCCCCCACTCGCTCGGCGTAGTTGCCCTTCCTCAGGAGGCGATGAATCCTGCCGACCGGGAACTGGAGTCCAGCACGGCTGGAACGGGACTttgactttcccttcacctttcctcctttgccgcGTCCGGACATGgcgagtagtggtggtagtagtaggtgggattaacaagtagtagtggtagtattattagCAAGTAACACTCCGTCAGCTGCGGGAGCGA includes these proteins:
- the LOC123500844 gene encoding histone H2A, encoding MSGRGKGGKVKGKSKSRSSRAGLQFPVGRIHRLLRKGNYAERVGAGAPVYLAAVMEYLAAEVLELAGNAARDNKKTRIIPRHLQLAIRNDEELNKLLSGVTIAQGGVLPNIQAVLLPKKTEKK